The Tigriopus californicus strain San Diego chromosome 5, Tcal_SD_v2.1, whole genome shotgun sequence genome includes a region encoding these proteins:
- the LOC131880621 gene encoding uncharacterized protein LOC131880621, with protein MKPKPLPQWMALGLPLQMYTWIAAFFTMIGALIFMYFYGYWSVLESNNHWTRMFFLLGAMVDESLPEIKTIKSHGGRLFLAIFLLCFFVLTIGYRGGLVANLSIPFVPRPIDTVKEVIADPRPVISFGENFKNDLSKSDDPIIGQILENYKFHYDFDGALRNLSLGTVIMAETLQSTLYKIRAQFTNKFGETTIHTLRECLTPYRVAFALQKHSIYKKPFSRVIQKLKEGGFVNKWLNNEMDLVARLQTKTSVLSTAEAKPLSLNEFQAAGLVYLCFLALSLIGLGLELILHYSKRLKATPTMYGRWNTEY; from the exons ATGAAGCCGAAGCCTTTACCTCAATGGATGGCCTTGGGTTTGCCATTGCAAATGTATACTTGGATTGCGGCCTTTTTCACCATGATTGGTGCTCTTATATTCATGTATTTCTACGGATACTGGAGCGTGCTGGAATCGAATAACCATTGGACACGGATGTTTTTTCTGTTGGGCGCAATGGTGGATGAATCCCTTCCAGAAATAAAAACGATCAA ATCTCATGGAGGGAGGCTATTTTTGGCAATATTTCTGCTGTGCTTTTTCGTCTTGACCATTGGATATCGTGGAGGATTGGTGGCCAATTTGTCCATCCCATTTGTCCCGCGTCCCATTG ATACGGTTAAGGAGGTTATAGCAGATCCTAGACCGGTCATCAGTTTTGGTGAGAACTTCAAGAATGATCTGTCCAAGAGTGACGATCCCATCATTGGTCAGATTCTGGAGAATTACAAATTCCATTACGACTTCGATGGAGCTTTGAGGAACCTCAGTCTAGGCACCGTCATCATGGCTGAAACTTTACAAAGCACCCTCTACAAAATTAGAGCTCAATTTACCAACAA ATTCGGAGAGACCACGATTCATACTCTACGGGAATGTCTGACTCCTTATCGAGTGGCATTTGCACTTCAGAAGCACAGCATCTACAAGAAACCCTTTAGCCGTGTGATTCAGAAATTGAAGGAGGGAGGATTTGTCAACAAATGGTTGAACAACGAGATGGACTTGGTGGCCAGACTTCAAACCAAGACCTCGGTTCTCTCCACTGCCGAAGCCAAACCCCTTTCACTAAATGAATTTCAAGCCGCAGGCCTGGTTTACCTATGCTTCTTAGCTTTGAGCTTGATTGGTTTGGGTTTGGAATTGATCTTGCACTACTCTAAACGTCTTAAGGCTACTCCAACCATGTATGGCCGGTGGAATACCGAATATTAA